A window of the Bdellovibrio sp. ZAP7 genome harbors these coding sequences:
- a CDS encoding matrixin family metalloprotease — protein MWKWIGVASLVVMALTLEACAPKSQDSCGFVQNAYGERVSWKADVPVTMYLHESVPEQYVAAIVSAAQTWERNSGRRLFNIVTSPRITGPNKPIQDGKNVIYFMDTWENDKLSEQARTTVLWNGDQIKETDIRVNTKFTFYWNQGKSNSAVNIEALVLHEMGHVLGLKHNDQGASVMATYLKNGDDRTELASQDTVDLKCEY, from the coding sequence ATGTGGAAGTGGATTGGCGTTGCATCGCTAGTTGTTATGGCTTTGACCTTAGAAGCCTGTGCGCCGAAATCTCAGGACAGCTGTGGTTTCGTACAGAATGCCTATGGTGAGCGCGTGTCGTGGAAGGCCGATGTGCCGGTGACGATGTATCTTCACGAGTCTGTTCCAGAACAATACGTGGCAGCGATTGTTAGTGCAGCCCAAACGTGGGAGCGCAACTCCGGTCGTCGATTATTTAATATCGTCACATCTCCTCGTATTACCGGTCCTAATAAGCCCATTCAAGACGGTAAAAACGTGATCTATTTCATGGATACGTGGGAAAACGACAAGCTTTCAGAGCAAGCTCGTACAACTGTTTTGTGGAACGGTGACCAAATCAAAGAAACTGACATTCGCGTTAATACGAAATTCACGTTCTATTGGAATCAGGGCAAATCCAACTCTGCTGTAAATATTGAGGCATTAGTGCTTCACGAAATGGGGCATGTTTTGGGTCTCAAACATAATGATCAAGGTGCTTCAGTGATGGCGACTTACCTGAAAAACGGTGACGACCGCACGGAGCTTGCCTCCCAGGATACAGTGGATCTGAAGTGCGAGTACTAG
- a CDS encoding sugar MFS transporter: protein MIWPYIILSYISLFVFGLSDNVRGPLFPEIMKEFAVNDSMGSWMFALSSISGFLSSYLARHLLRRFDRLTVLRGGAIALIISLVGLATAPHFYVFLVFSLFFGMSLGIVGLIPNVLVSLGSSEERKQQLLSGLHAMYGVASFCSPLIAASVEYLTGSWRWTFGSITIVPLILLIYTCHGSHDNLHQKAEFVPENHKLNKARNFKPQMFLALMVSFCVCAEIMISSRLALFMRRTANYDMEHSSLYVTYFFVGMLTGRSLFALIKLPISLRAQLSISLVLTALCTFGGVYLHPVFLPIAGFTVAPFYPLAITWISTKFPTDLDSAVSYMMATDSMMLVGMHLMVGHFTDNNGIAFAMLLGPIYCFLSFLLVNSYEYFFERHQPQDDSNIA from the coding sequence ATGATTTGGCCTTATATCATCCTGTCCTATATTAGTTTATTCGTGTTTGGTCTGAGCGATAATGTGCGCGGACCTTTATTTCCGGAGATTATGAAAGAATTTGCAGTGAACGATTCCATGGGATCATGGATGTTTGCTTTAAGTTCTATCTCCGGTTTTCTTTCCAGCTATCTTGCCAGGCATTTGCTGCGACGTTTTGATCGCTTAACGGTGTTAAGGGGCGGGGCGATTGCTTTGATCATCTCTTTGGTGGGGCTGGCGACGGCACCACATTTTTATGTGTTCCTGGTGTTTTCCCTCTTTTTCGGTATGAGTTTGGGGATCGTGGGTTTGATTCCCAATGTCCTGGTTTCTTTGGGATCCAGCGAAGAACGTAAGCAGCAGCTTTTATCCGGTCTGCATGCGATGTACGGGGTGGCAAGTTTTTGTTCTCCTTTGATTGCAGCCTCTGTTGAATATTTGACCGGGAGCTGGCGCTGGACATTTGGCAGCATTACAATCGTGCCGCTGATTCTGTTGATTTATACTTGTCACGGCAGCCACGATAACTTGCATCAAAAAGCAGAGTTCGTTCCAGAGAATCATAAACTCAACAAAGCCCGCAACTTTAAGCCGCAGATGTTTTTGGCCTTGATGGTGAGTTTCTGTGTCTGTGCCGAGATCATGATTTCGTCGCGTTTAGCACTCTTCATGCGCAGAACCGCGAACTATGATATGGAGCACTCAAGTCTTTATGTGACGTACTTCTTTGTCGGCATGCTAACGGGAAGATCTTTGTTCGCCTTGATTAAGCTTCCAATCAGTCTGCGTGCGCAGCTTTCGATTTCTTTGGTGTTGACGGCTCTTTGCACTTTTGGCGGCGTTTATCTTCATCCGGTCTTTTTACCCATTGCAGGTTTCACGGTCGCGCCATTTTACCCTTTGGCGATCACTTGGATTTCGACAAAGTTTCCAACGGATCTTGATTCCGCAGTTTCCTATATGATGGCAACGGATTCAATGATGCTGGTCGGAATGCATTTGATGGTGGGACACTTTACCGATAACAACGGTATTGCCTTTGCGATGCTCTTGGGGCCGATCTATTGTTTCTTGTCGTTTCTTCTTGTTAATAGCTACGAGTATTTCTTTGAGCGCCATCAGCCTCAGGATGATTCCAACATCGCCTAA
- a CDS encoding Smr/MutS family protein, with amino-acid sequence MQDLAVLDWTEILEKIKSHATSEVGREAVSDMKPLNSAEEAYVSFQEIADATEVLNQGVRPYMQSLDLYSAWIARLKKKAVLKTLEIKDVRNFCMEALALKEALAPVENTWAKKIHDSLMDAEEPLSAIDQILTPGGEIRSDASEKLYNLFKEKERLAREVQSTLDRLVKDHQMETVIQDKFVTTRDGRWVLPVRAGMQSKLPGVIHGSSQSKQTVFVEPEKVIPTNNRLRQVEAEIEDEIERLLTELSHYLSSQSTDIESTRVLMEEGDIRFSQAQFTNQINGHPIEFSTDTMELIEVRHPLLQLSGKNVVSNTVLFDGKKSILLLSGPNAGGKTVLLKSIGLAAQMARCGLPICASETSRIPFFKDVLIGIGDSQSVDEELSTFAAHLKILGKAASVKGHQNLILIDEICGSTDPEEGSALARAFIEEFSANNVFAVITSHLGPLKAGWDEESRVLNGSMEYDPKTGRPTYGFLAGIPGDSLAIQTAKRVGVAQSIVQRAMDVLAPATRARLEGLEQIEQLKSDIAILQEHLRKETKKAVETKNKYEGLLSQFNKDKDEWLQRTVKKAERKVEEAIAQAKVAETFKRHAALQEIKYQLPEIVKAKPIIQAGAPQTAEEFAKKFPPGSKVFVPTLNQDGIVQSAPNNKGDLMILSGSVRLQVNWQNLRLPGKPQNPTSQLVRKGSSGFSVSMADDDRTLDLRGKTVEEALQELEVALDKAATTREDRLKIIHGHGTEALKKAVRTYLSRSVYVKKWKAGSPENGGDGITWAEIGES; translated from the coding sequence ATGCAAGATCTCGCCGTCCTTGATTGGACAGAAATTTTAGAGAAAATTAAATCACACGCCACAAGCGAAGTGGGACGCGAAGCCGTTTCTGACATGAAACCGCTCAACTCCGCTGAAGAAGCTTACGTGAGCTTTCAAGAAATTGCCGATGCGACAGAAGTTTTAAATCAGGGCGTTCGCCCTTACATGCAAAGTTTGGATTTGTACTCGGCATGGATCGCGCGTTTAAAAAAGAAGGCCGTTCTAAAAACTTTAGAAATCAAAGACGTGCGAAACTTCTGCATGGAAGCCTTGGCTTTGAAAGAAGCATTGGCTCCTGTGGAAAACACGTGGGCTAAAAAGATTCATGATAGTTTGATGGATGCGGAAGAACCGCTTTCAGCGATCGACCAGATCCTGACACCCGGCGGAGAGATTCGATCCGATGCGAGTGAAAAACTTTATAATCTTTTTAAAGAAAAAGAGCGTCTCGCACGTGAAGTGCAAAGCACCTTAGATCGTCTGGTGAAAGATCACCAGATGGAAACCGTGATCCAAGATAAATTCGTTACAACTCGTGATGGCCGCTGGGTTCTTCCGGTTCGCGCGGGAATGCAAAGCAAACTTCCGGGAGTGATCCATGGATCCTCCCAAAGTAAGCAAACGGTTTTCGTTGAGCCCGAAAAAGTTATTCCGACCAACAATCGCTTACGCCAAGTGGAAGCCGAGATTGAAGATGAGATCGAAAGACTTCTAACCGAACTGTCTCACTATCTATCCTCTCAATCGACTGACATTGAAAGCACCCGCGTTTTGATGGAAGAAGGTGACATCCGCTTCTCGCAAGCGCAGTTCACAAATCAAATCAATGGTCACCCGATTGAGTTTTCCACTGACACGATGGAACTGATCGAAGTTCGCCATCCTCTTTTGCAATTGAGTGGAAAAAACGTTGTCTCTAACACAGTTCTTTTTGATGGCAAAAAAAGCATTCTGCTTTTAAGCGGCCCCAATGCCGGCGGTAAAACTGTGCTTCTGAAGTCCATTGGCCTTGCCGCCCAAATGGCTCGCTGTGGACTTCCGATTTGTGCGAGTGAAACTTCACGCATTCCATTCTTTAAAGATGTTTTGATCGGCATCGGTGACAGTCAAAGTGTTGACGAGGAGCTTTCAACATTCGCAGCGCATTTAAAAATTTTAGGAAAAGCAGCTTCCGTCAAGGGCCACCAAAACCTGATTCTGATTGACGAGATCTGCGGATCCACTGATCCGGAAGAAGGAAGTGCTCTTGCCCGGGCCTTCATTGAAGAATTCTCGGCCAATAACGTGTTCGCAGTTATTACTTCTCACTTAGGCCCATTAAAAGCCGGTTGGGATGAGGAAAGTCGCGTCCTTAACGGAAGCATGGAGTACGATCCAAAAACGGGCCGCCCGACTTATGGATTCTTGGCAGGTATTCCAGGGGATTCTCTGGCAATTCAAACCGCAAAACGCGTGGGCGTTGCACAATCAATTGTTCAAAGAGCGATGGACGTATTAGCTCCTGCCACTCGTGCCCGCCTAGAAGGCTTGGAACAAATCGAGCAACTGAAAAGCGATATCGCGATTCTTCAGGAACATTTACGCAAAGAAACCAAAAAAGCCGTTGAAACCAAGAACAAGTACGAAGGCCTGCTTAGTCAGTTCAACAAAGACAAAGACGAATGGCTTCAGCGCACTGTTAAAAAGGCAGAACGCAAAGTTGAAGAAGCTATTGCTCAGGCGAAGGTGGCGGAAACATTCAAACGTCATGCAGCTCTGCAAGAAATCAAGTATCAGCTTCCTGAAATCGTAAAGGCGAAACCGATCATTCAAGCCGGAGCTCCGCAGACGGCAGAGGAATTTGCAAAAAAATTCCCACCGGGCTCAAAAGTTTTTGTTCCGACGTTGAATCAAGACGGTATCGTACAAAGTGCGCCGAACAATAAAGGTGACTTGATGATTTTATCCGGTTCCGTGCGTTTGCAGGTGAATTGGCAAAATCTACGTCTGCCCGGCAAGCCTCAAAACCCTACTTCGCAATTGGTACGCAAAGGATCCAGCGGATTCTCCGTATCTATGGCGGATGACGATCGCACCCTGGATTTACGAGGGAAAACTGTGGAAGAAGCGTTGCAAGAACTTGAGGTGGCTCTGGATAAAGCAGCTACCACCCGCGAAGATCGTTTAAAGATCATTCATGGTCATGGCACTGAAGCATTAAAAAAAGCGGTACGTACTTACTTGTCCCGCTCCGTTTATGTCAAAAAGTGGAAAGCAGGCTCACCGGAAAATGGGGGCGATGGTATCACTTGGGCAGAAATCGGTGAATCTTAA
- a CDS encoding helix-turn-helix transcriptional regulator, producing MIKSTCAHVCIPTGGIHPIVSRQFQKWGLTKTEGDIGLLLLKGLSLRAIAQTRGTSETTVRQQALILYKKASVEGRHQLAAYFLEDLLNPCQVPKFELS from the coding sequence ATGATTAAGTCAACATGTGCACACGTATGTATCCCGACTGGCGGAATTCATCCTATCGTTTCGCGCCAGTTCCAAAAATGGGGTCTTACGAAAACCGAAGGTGACATCGGTCTGTTGCTGCTTAAGGGTCTCAGTCTGCGAGCTATTGCTCAAACTCGTGGAACATCAGAGACTACCGTCAGACAACAAGCATTGATTCTATACAAGAAAGCATCCGTAGAGGGACGTCATCAGTTAGCGGCTTACTTTCTTGAAGATCTTCTGAATCCTTGCCAAGTGCCTAAGTTCGAGCTGTCATAA
- a CDS encoding PBECR2 nuclease fold domain-containing protein produces the protein MAKAKTRPVKAKSITEKEYIVVDEKAGLIFETEQDLYGYFETMIKKFQDEYQSYRTPDDFSDEDQMSRENYLESTLDDPDEVWMDNSASDDYAVYYFIREFEEGATAFKYIAIGYMAEEEEYPTFVFMHFPTRDSHVWHQYQKQEMVYDRGYAEASEGAIEGDAMLEGDPLAVGLYQAMMKVRTDKDIPQEKFQEFAELREETIETADEIWRKTDTEGHVLVSFIKEFPDHETKDLVYVAVTQEDEETNVHSLLFSFPTNDEALVDRYRQGENLQAEEVSQESSH, from the coding sequence ATGGCCAAAGCAAAAACTCGTCCTGTAAAAGCCAAATCTATCACTGAAAAAGAGTACATTGTCGTTGATGAAAAAGCCGGTCTAATCTTTGAAACCGAACAAGATCTTTATGGTTACTTTGAAACGATGATCAAAAAGTTTCAGGATGAGTATCAATCTTATCGAACTCCTGATGACTTCTCTGACGAAGATCAAATGTCCCGCGAAAATTATTTGGAGTCCACATTGGATGACCCAGATGAAGTTTGGATGGATAACTCGGCTTCCGATGATTACGCGGTTTATTATTTCATCCGTGAGTTCGAAGAGGGTGCGACGGCCTTTAAATACATCGCCATCGGTTATATGGCGGAAGAGGAAGAATACCCAACCTTCGTATTCATGCATTTCCCAACCCGTGACTCCCACGTTTGGCATCAGTATCAAAAGCAAGAAATGGTGTATGACCGTGGTTATGCTGAAGCTTCTGAAGGCGCGATCGAAGGCGATGCGATGCTAGAGGGCGATCCTTTGGCGGTGGGGCTTTACCAGGCGATGATGAAAGTGCGTACGGATAAAGACATTCCTCAGGAAAAGTTTCAAGAATTTGCGGAGCTTCGTGAAGAAACAATTGAAACCGCCGATGAAATCTGGAGAAAAACAGATACCGAAGGTCATGTTCTGGTGAGCTTTATCAAAGAATTCCCAGATCATGAGACTAAAGATCTGGTTTATGTTGCTGTTACTCAAGAAGATGAAGAAACCAATGTTCACTCGTTGTTATTCTCATTCCCGACCAACGATGAAGCCTTGGTGGATCGCTATCGCCAAGGTGAAAACTTACAGGCTGAAGAAGTAAGCCAGGAGTCTTCGCACTAA
- a CDS encoding lipase maturation factor family protein, with amino-acid sequence MNHYLIASWVVSKALALTYFVAFLSLSVQVLGLFGSRGILSIDHLLNILDKELGASRFRHFPSFFWFASGDFTLKAACLIGMLASTLAFLGFSQTWMLLLCWLLYLSFCSCGQVFLSYQWDNLLLELGVIALFFAPFTFEWRPFAAYEIHPMVMGLVWVLLFKLMFSSGVVKLANKDPDWKNCTALRFHYWTQPLPNPIAWFLEKAPLSFQKFSCLLLFFIELIVPFFIFVPGPVSFIAACLLIWLQVLIILTGNFAFFNLLTLGLCASVIADPFWIFESTSWILPVGVSTEFAVVALVVLLPGNLFWIYKTVFESSKSLDFMLPWMRFLFPFRITNPYGLFAVMTKTRPEIVLEGSDDGHTWLEYEFKHKPTKLSHRPTVIAPFQPRLDWQMWFAALESFNENLWLQNLVTRLFDESPDVQELLKHDPFNGKSPKLLRFVRYHYLFSSWEELKSQHIWWKRGHASPYSPIFERDEES; translated from the coding sequence GTGAATCACTACCTTATTGCAAGTTGGGTGGTAAGTAAGGCCCTCGCACTGACTTACTTTGTTGCGTTTCTTTCTTTATCCGTTCAAGTCCTGGGTCTCTTTGGTTCCCGCGGGATTCTTTCCATCGACCATCTTTTAAATATTCTGGATAAAGAATTGGGTGCTTCGCGCTTTCGTCACTTCCCTTCTTTTTTTTGGTTTGCCTCTGGAGACTTCACATTAAAAGCGGCCTGCCTGATTGGAATGCTCGCTTCGACCCTGGCATTTTTGGGATTTAGCCAAACCTGGATGCTGCTTCTTTGCTGGCTGCTTTATCTTTCGTTTTGCAGCTGTGGGCAGGTGTTCTTGTCCTATCAGTGGGACAACCTTCTTTTGGAGTTAGGGGTCATCGCCTTATTTTTTGCGCCTTTCACTTTCGAGTGGCGACCTTTTGCTGCTTATGAAATCCATCCCATGGTGATGGGCTTAGTTTGGGTGTTACTGTTTAAACTGATGTTTTCTTCGGGAGTCGTGAAACTTGCGAACAAAGATCCTGACTGGAAGAACTGCACTGCCTTAAGATTTCACTATTGGACTCAACCCCTGCCCAATCCAATCGCCTGGTTTTTAGAAAAGGCACCGCTAAGCTTTCAAAAGTTCAGTTGTCTGCTCTTGTTTTTTATCGAACTCATCGTGCCATTTTTTATTTTTGTTCCAGGCCCCGTTAGCTTTATCGCGGCCTGCCTGTTAATTTGGCTGCAAGTTCTGATTATTTTAACTGGAAACTTTGCATTCTTTAATTTACTGACTCTGGGCCTGTGTGCCTCCGTTATCGCCGACCCCTTCTGGATATTTGAAAGCACCTCATGGATATTACCCGTCGGAGTTTCCACTGAATTCGCCGTGGTGGCTTTGGTTGTTCTTCTTCCGGGAAACCTGTTTTGGATTTATAAGACCGTTTTTGAATCCAGCAAGTCTTTGGATTTCATGCTGCCGTGGATGCGCTTTCTTTTTCCCTTTAGAATCACGAATCCCTATGGTCTTTTTGCGGTGATGACAAAAACTCGCCCCGAGATCGTTCTTGAAGGCAGTGATGATGGGCACACTTGGCTTGAGTATGAATTTAAGCATAAGCCCACAAAGCTCTCCCACCGCCCGACGGTGATTGCGCCTTTTCAACCGCGCCTGGATTGGCAAATGTGGTTCGCAGCTCTGGAAAGTTTTAATGAGAATCTGTGGCTGCAAAATCTGGTGACTCGCTTGTTTGATGAAAGCCCCGACGTGCAGGAACTTTTGAAGCATGATCCATTCAACGGTAAATCACCAAAGTTACTGCGCTTTGTGCGCTACCACTATCTCTTCAGTTCGTGGGAGGAGCTAAAATCTCAGCATATATGGTGGAAACGAGGACATGCTTCCCCGTATTCTCCGATTTTTGAGAGGGACGAAGAGTCCTAA